The stretch of DNA CCGGCGCGTATTCGGCGCTCTCGTGGAAGTCGCGCAGGATCACCCGCTCGGGCCAGCCGTCGCGATGCACCAGGATCATGTTCTGGCCGTGCGCCTCGAGCGCCACGCCATGCGCGACCAGGAGATGCCAGACCGGCAGCACCGCGACCTCGACCAGCCGGTCGAGCCAAGCCTGGAGACCGTAGCGCGTGAGCCACGGCGCCACGAAGCTGCGGCCGTCCGGCTCGGCCGCGCAGAGCGCGTTGAACGGTACGGCCGCCTCGCCCGGTGCCAGGACCGGGCTCTCGCGCCAGATCGCCGCCAGCCGTCCGGCCAAGGGGCCGTCGCGGTCGGCGATCACGGCGGCGTGCTCGCGCAGCACCGCCATCCCGTCGAGCAGCGGGTCGCCGGCGACCACCTCGGCGAGCCAGCCGGACAGGGCCGGGGCGGTCAGGACGAAATGCGGATCGAGGATCCGCAGGCTCGACGTGCTGACGACGCTCATCGCCAGCTTCACGCTCGGCGCGCGCGGGTCGTCGGCATCGTGCAGCGTGCGCAGGGACTGGCTCGCCCGGTAGCGCGGACCGGCCGGCCCGAGGGCGACCGCCCGTCCCTCCGTGAGATGAGTGCGCAGGGGCTCCTCGCCCGCGAGGCGGCGCATCTGCCACGGATGGACCGGCAGAACGGCGTGCGAGGCGGGGGAATGGCCGGCCTCGGTCAGGCGATGCACCAGCCGGTCCCACTCCGCCCCGAGCAGCCCGCGCCAGAACGTCTCCTCGCTGCAAGGCAGCGCGGCGGCGACCGTGGCGCGGGGCAGGGCGAGCCAGTCGAGGCGGAAGGCGCGGGCCGCCTCCGGCCCGTAGGCGGCATGGTCGTCGAGGGAGAAGCCGGTGCGGGCCTTGAAGCAGGGATGGTAGGGGTGCCCCTCCGACATCGCGCCGTCGAGCGCCGCGAAGGGCAGGGTGTGGCGCTCCCGCGCCGGCAGGTTTTCGGTATTCCAGCGGCAGAGCGCGACCGTCTGCCGGAGCTCCCGGTCCAGGCGCTCGCAGTTCTCCGGGATCGCCGGCAGCGCGTCCACCAGGGCGGCGAGCGGGGCCGGCCGCCAGCCTCCGTCGGCCTCCGCCATCTCGACCGGCCCGGCGAGGCGGGGGCGCCCGAAGGGGCCGAACGTGCCGAGGGCGCGGAAGTGCCGCCCGCCGAGCCGCCAATGCAGCCGGGCTTCCCGCGGCGCGGCCTCGGCCAGGCCCTCGAACAGGACTGCCTCCGCGAGCTGCCGCTTCACGCGATCCTCGGGCTCCTCCGGCATGTCAGGACGCCAGGACACGGGCGCTCGCCTGCACCCGCCGCAGCGGGTTGGGCATCTCGCCATAGGTGCCGGCCCCGTCCGCCGAGGCGAGCTCGTCGCGATCGGCCAGGCGCACGCGCAGGTTGGCCTTGGTGCAGAGCGTCGGCCCGTCGAGCACCGCGCGGGCGAAGGCCCGCCCCGGACCGGTCATGCGCCGGGCGATCGTCTCCAGCCGGCGGGCGAGGTCGTCGAGGAGCACCTCCTCG from Methylobacterium aquaticum encodes:
- a CDS encoding IucA/IucC family protein, translating into MSWRPDMPEEPEDRVKRQLAEAVLFEGLAEAAPREARLHWRLGGRHFRALGTFGPFGRPRLAGPVEMAEADGGWRPAPLAALVDALPAIPENCERLDRELRQTVALCRWNTENLPARERHTLPFAALDGAMSEGHPYHPCFKARTGFSLDDHAAYGPEAARAFRLDWLALPRATVAAALPCSEETFWRGLLGAEWDRLVHRLTEAGHSPASHAVLPVHPWQMRRLAGEEPLRTHLTEGRAVALGPAGPRYRASQSLRTLHDADDPRAPSVKLAMSVVSTSSLRILDPHFVLTAPALSGWLAEVVAGDPLLDGMAVLREHAAVIADRDGPLAGRLAAIWRESPVLAPGEAAVPFNALCAAEPDGRSFVAPWLTRYGLQAWLDRLVEVAVLPVWHLLVAHGVALEAHGQNMILVHRDGWPERVILRDFHESAEYAPDFLRDVPPIPDLGAIDPAHAGPPDDRFHAMRSPATLAELVTDSLFVFNLSEITHGLARRHWLDEAGFWESLGRRLRRHAAEHGLTNRLAQLAVEAPRLRVEALLARKLGLAEARCSRLVPNALFPSLLPSLLRTAS